A genomic segment from Tuwongella immobilis encodes:
- a CDS encoding LeuD/DmdB family oxidoreductase small subunit → MKSIITGKAYVLGDNIDTDQIIPAQYLTYNPSIPAEYKMFGKFALSSVPAAQAGLPKGHVPFHTDDEFVSPYQIIVAGKNFGCGSSREHAPIALAAAGIHAVVAEFYARIFYRNSINGGYLVPLESKVRLVDRICTGDELTIDLENSTLTNVTTGETWELHGLGEVAPILEAGGIFSYARKVGMLPE, encoded by the coding sequence ATGAAATCGATCATCACCGGCAAAGCGTATGTTCTGGGCGACAACATCGATACCGACCAGATCATCCCGGCGCAGTATTTGACCTATAACCCGTCGATTCCTGCTGAATACAAAATGTTCGGCAAGTTTGCCCTCAGCAGCGTTCCTGCCGCGCAAGCCGGCCTTCCGAAGGGGCATGTACCGTTCCACACCGATGATGAATTTGTCTCCCCGTATCAAATTATCGTCGCCGGGAAAAACTTCGGCTGTGGCTCCTCGCGGGAACACGCCCCGATTGCGTTGGCCGCTGCGGGCATTCATGCCGTCGTCGCGGAATTCTATGCCCGGATTTTCTACCGCAACTCCATCAATGGCGGATACTTGGTCCCTTTGGAATCGAAAGTTCGGCTGGTCGATCGCATCTGCACGGGTGACGAACTGACCATCGACCTGGAAAACTCCACCTTGACCAACGTGACGACCGGTGAAACGTGGGAGTTGCACGGCCTGGGTGAAGTGGCCCCGATTTTAGAAGCGGGCGGAATTTTCTCGTATGCGCGAAAAGTTGGCATGCTCCCCGAATAA
- the cdd gene encoding cytidine deaminase, with product MDPSNIDDLLIQTASQARRFAVADFSDFAVGAALLTSSGQIIHGCNIENATYGLTVCAERVALWKALSDGHREFRQIAIVTDAPTLTPPCGACRQLLWEFCGDMKILLANTTGLVQNHQLSILLPFPFDRRSLT from the coding sequence ATGGATCCATCAAACATCGATGATCTTCTGATTCAGACTGCTTCTCAGGCTCGTCGGTTTGCGGTTGCCGACTTTTCTGATTTTGCTGTCGGTGCGGCCCTGCTGACCAGCTCGGGTCAGATCATCCATGGATGTAACATCGAGAATGCGACCTATGGATTGACTGTCTGCGCGGAACGCGTCGCACTCTGGAAAGCACTCTCCGATGGGCATCGGGAGTTCCGCCAAATTGCGATCGTGACCGATGCTCCAACGCTTACCCCACCGTGTGGAGCCTGTCGCCAACTGCTTTGGGAATTTTGCGGAGACATGAAAATTCTGCTGGCAAACACAACTGGTCTTGTCCAGAATCATCAATTAAGTATTCTTTTACCATTCCCATTCGACCGTCGTTCTCTTACCTGA
- the upp gene encoding uracil phosphoribosyltransferase, with amino-acid sequence MPPSPVIISRHPLIADKLLRLRDKETPPAEFRRLIRQLAQLLFVEATSDLETKPTSVRTPLAECPGIRLASRIGFVPILRAGMGMAEAMLELVPDSSVWHIGVARNHETLQPEVYYERFSKLPPNLDIAFVLDPMLATGGSAIEAVARVKEWGVKKIRFIGLIAANEGIKALQKAHPKVPVYLGAIDSHLSEKGYIIPGLGDAGDREFGSISE; translated from the coding sequence ATGCCTCCGTCCCCAGTGATTATCTCGCGGCATCCGTTAATCGCTGACAAATTGCTGCGACTGCGCGACAAAGAAACACCACCGGCCGAGTTTCGTCGGCTCATCCGGCAATTGGCGCAACTGCTGTTTGTGGAAGCGACCAGCGATCTCGAAACCAAACCGACATCCGTGCGAACTCCGTTGGCCGAATGCCCCGGAATTCGACTCGCCAGCCGAATCGGTTTCGTGCCCATTCTGCGAGCCGGCATGGGGATGGCCGAAGCAATGCTCGAACTGGTGCCCGATTCATCGGTATGGCATATTGGCGTGGCACGCAATCACGAAACTTTGCAACCCGAAGTCTACTACGAACGCTTCTCCAAGCTGCCCCCGAATCTGGACATCGCCTTCGTGCTGGATCCGATGCTGGCGACGGGTGGATCGGCAATCGAAGCTGTCGCTCGAGTCAAGGAATGGGGCGTCAAGAAAATTCGCTTCATCGGCCTGATCGCCGCCAACGAAGGAATCAAAGCCCTGCAAAAAGCGCACCCCAAGGTGCCGGTCTACCTTGGGGCGATTGATTCGCATCTGAGCGAGAAAGGCTACATCATTCCCGGGTTGGGCGATGCCGGCGACCGGGAATTCGGATCCATTTCGGAGTGA